One Nicotiana tomentosiformis chromosome 1, ASM39032v3, whole genome shotgun sequence genomic window, TTTCTAGAGGAATTATGCCACCGGGTGAGGTCAAGTAGAAAATAGTAATAAAAGAAATGAGAAGGCAAGCTTACAGAGTCAAATGACCCCCATTTAAAGAAAGACCATACAACTGTAACAATATATGCTCCACCCCTCCCATCCCCCTGTATAAAATGTCAGAAATTTTCGATTTAGAAAAAAAAGTGTCAATTACCAAGGATAAATGATCCCGTTTTCAATTTTCACCTTGACAAGAGTGGGGTTGCTCCGGTGgcaagcaccctccacttccaaccaagaggttgtgagttcgagtcaccccaagagcaaggtggggagttcttggaaggagggagccgagggactatcggaaacagcctctctaccccagggtaggggtaaggtctgcgtacacactaccctccccaattTTCCCCTTTTGTTTTTTCAAGGGAAGGGAGGTATGTTTGGGCATCATTGTCAATTACCAGGCTTTGACTTGGCATGAACAATTTAAACTATGTCAATCGAAAAATAAATCACTAACCGTGTAAGAGAAGCTCACCTTTGATGCAGAGCATTTCTTTAGCTTGTCAGCATGCTTGGTAATACTTTGCATGAAGACCATGTGTTTGATTGTTCGTTCTAGAAGTGAGTCTATACTGCACTGTGGTATCATCCCAGAGTTTCAGAACATCTGATTAAAATATTAAGCAACTTCAGAATTAAAGAAATATAGGCTGTTAGGTTACCTTAGAACCATTTGGAACCAGCTCACGGAGCTCCTTGATGCGATCTTGGATCAATTGTCTATCCCTGGGCCTAGGTCGGCAACTTTCACCAGGTCTAGCCCTCTTTTTATGCATTTTAGTGGGTTCAAGTGGCCTCTCAACGTGTCCACTACCTCTGCTACAACTGGTTGATGAAAAACCTCTCGAAGACTGAATACTACACATACCTGATGAGTTGAAGCTGTTCAATGTTTCACGATCAAATGAATAGCCAGTAGAACTGATAGTGCCGATATCACTGTTACAAGGTTCGGCAGTTATTTCAGTGGTCAAGAGGGAATCAACAGATTTACAGAATGACTTGACACTGCTACTATCATTATCATGGCGGTTAACATTAGCTATTACTGCTTCTAGAAGATGCTCATGGCCAGTGCTGCTCTTCAACAGACTGCTGGTGCCGATTTCCTCAAGCATCTCAACAGCCATTTCTTCCTGGTTCCCCGCCTCCCAGTCGTTGGAAGAATTCCCTTTCTGGAAAACTGGCCCTAGTGCTTCAAACAGCTCATAGCCAGCGAAGAACCTGAAAGGAGTGTGCATTGTGTAATTACACTCGGTCTCGAAACCTAAATTTTTCTCAGCACATTTATCAGGATATGCATTGGGAAGATCCGGCACACCCAACACTCCATTTCGATCATTGTAAGCTTCAGAAGAAAGATCGTTTTTATATGGCACAGTGAGTTCGGTGACTTGTCCAGCATCATATGAAACACTTTCATTACTTCCATTATTCCTAAAAGTTGGCTCAGTTTCATCTACTGAGCCCTTTCCCAAGACTCTCGAGTTGCTAGATTGGCCTTCAAACTTCGGATTAGTTTCTTCCCACATCTGCCCTTCCTCTTGGTGTTTTATAAGGGAACTTTCACAGCTTGGCGGAAGCAGATTCTCACAGTGACCAGATCCTTGAACTGCAGTCTCATGAAGTCCTTGCTTATTAACCACTTCAAGTATTTTATTTGGGTAACTTCCAGGTTGCAAGAAGATACAAGAATGATCAAAAGATTTTTCAACAGATGTATATAGAGGAGAGCACATATTTTTCCCATCTTCACAAACATTTCTACCTAGATTATTTACGCAGACTTGAAAAACCTCTGAACCTGAGGTTCTTGTCGATATCTCTGACTGGCAAAATTTAACAGCGTCAGATAAAGGAGTAGATGATCTGTGATAACAGTAATTCGGTGAGCATAATAGTCTATTTACCAAGCAAGAATTTTCCATGCTGTTCTGCATCGAACTCTGCAAGCAACTTGCCATCGACTCCTGGAGCTCAGAAAAAACATCTCTAATATGCTTGACCACCCTCAAATCCTCAGAAATCTTCTTTGACAAAACAACCGAAAGAGCATAAGATTTGGAGATAAGGCAAGTGTAGTTACATGTAGAGATCAATGATAACATACACTCCTATGGATGATGTCAATTAAGCCAGACATGGCAAAACTAGTTGAAATTTCACAAGGTGATGAATTTTAAGTGGAAGTAAATGATGCATTGGTGGCAGTCCAACATAACAGCCACACATGTGAAATTGAATAAATACAAGTCAAGAGGACATCAGTCACAAAATTGTCATAAACAGAATAAAGAAAAAACTGAAGGTGGTTTG contains:
- the LOC104086837 gene encoding transcription factor EMB1444-like isoform X1 — translated: MASQLQQALRSLCCNTPWKYAVFWKLTHRARMMLTWADAYYDNDGFPEKKSPGSAAGNLHDGYYSNNRLGVAVAKMSYHVYSLGEGIVGQVAITGKHLWLSADKGATITSLAPEHCDGWQAQFSVGIKTIVVAAVAPHGVVQLGSLDSKISEDLRVVKHIRDVFSELQESMASCLQSSMQNSMENSCLSEISTRTSGSEVFQVCVNNLGRNVCEDGKNMCSPLYTSVEKSFDHSCIFLQPGSYPNKILEVVNKQGLHETAVQGSGHCENLLPPSCESSLIKHQEEGQMWEETNPKFEGQSSNSRVLGKGSVDETEPTFRNNGSNESVSYDAGQVTELTVPYKNDLSSEAYNDRNGVLGVPDLPNAYPDKCAEKNLGFETECNYTMHTPFRFFAGYELFEALGPVFQKGNSSNDWEAGNQEEMAVEMLEEIGTSSLLKSSTGHEHLLEAVIANVNRHDNDSSSVKSFCKSVDSLLTTEITAEPCNSDIGTISSTGYSFDRETLNSFNSSGMCSIQSSRGFSSTSCSRGSGHVERPLEPTKMHKKRARPGESCRPRPRDRQLIQDRIKELRELVPNGSKCSIDSLLERTIKHMVFMQSITKHADKLKKCSASKLVDKELGISGSSFLEHGSSWAMEVGSNLKVCPMRVENLSMNGQILVEIFEDGSHFLDIAEAIRSLNLTILKGVAEACGERTRICFVVEGQNDRTLHRMDVLWSLMQKLQAKINM
- the LOC104086837 gene encoding transcription factor EMB1444-like isoform X2; amino-acid sequence: MASQLQQALRSLCCNTPWKYAVFWKLTHRARMMLTWADAYYDNDGFPEKKSPGSAAGNLHDGYYSNNRLGVAVAKMSYHVYSLGEGIVGQVAITGKHLWLSADKGATITSLAPEHCDGWQAQFSVGIKTIVVAAVAPHGVVQLGSLDSISEDLRVVKHIRDVFSELQESMASCLQSSMQNSMENSCLSEISTRTSGSEVFQVCVNNLGRNVCEDGKNMCSPLYTSVEKSFDHSCIFLQPGSYPNKILEVVNKQGLHETAVQGSGHCENLLPPSCESSLIKHQEEGQMWEETNPKFEGQSSNSRVLGKGSVDETEPTFRNNGSNESVSYDAGQVTELTVPYKNDLSSEAYNDRNGVLGVPDLPNAYPDKCAEKNLGFETECNYTMHTPFRFFAGYELFEALGPVFQKGNSSNDWEAGNQEEMAVEMLEEIGTSSLLKSSTGHEHLLEAVIANVNRHDNDSSSVKSFCKSVDSLLTTEITAEPCNSDIGTISSTGYSFDRETLNSFNSSGMCSIQSSRGFSSTSCSRGSGHVERPLEPTKMHKKRARPGESCRPRPRDRQLIQDRIKELRELVPNGSKCSIDSLLERTIKHMVFMQSITKHADKLKKCSASKLVDKELGISGSSFLEHGSSWAMEVGSNLKVCPMRVENLSMNGQILVEIFEDGSHFLDIAEAIRSLNLTILKGVAEACGERTRICFVVEGQNDRTLHRMDVLWSLMQKLQAKINM